Proteins encoded by one window of Cystobacter ferrugineus:
- a CDS encoding serine/threonine-protein kinase, which produces MDFPSLEAEVAFLRGLTAVVRMADDILEDCLERGLNLDAAVDVFLTQCTRLVHASSGFISLRGTTGPVLTRVSGRLGVDVFEAAGWKGCRRLSPERMLFCAPLALGRLELGTMGLVVDGRFDDGGTLVMKLVDAMADQLDNALLAFIALADGRNVLERLDELAPEDPLTGTRGRIGRYELVTPLGSGGMAQVLVARTRGPEGLGRLVALKRILPHLASDPDMVKQFLDEARIGLRLSHPNLITFHDFGESQGAYYLVMELVRGVDFDRLLAVTRPSPAVVVSIVVQALHGLHAAHQARGEDGHPLQLVHRDLSPHNLMVGFDGRVKVLDFGVAKARAQRTVTLPGIVKGKPLYMSPEQARGQCLDARSDLFAMGLILYEALTGTRAFDRGEEVESMHAICLDRLTRPEGMSLGLWEVLDKALAKKPEQRFAHALQMAEALLRVCPPAREGDVGQLMATHFPERLHGFERLERVHLGSGKLSGPPTNARSAVPVDSKR; this is translated from the coding sequence GTGGATTTCCCTTCGCTCGAAGCCGAGGTCGCCTTCCTGCGCGGCCTGACCGCCGTGGTGCGGATGGCGGATGACATCCTCGAGGACTGCCTGGAGCGGGGGTTGAACCTCGACGCGGCGGTGGATGTCTTCCTCACGCAGTGCACCCGGCTGGTGCACGCCTCGTCGGGTTTCATCAGCCTCCGGGGGACCACGGGCCCGGTGCTCACCCGCGTCTCGGGCCGGCTGGGGGTGGACGTCTTCGAGGCCGCGGGTTGGAAGGGCTGCCGCCGCCTGTCCCCGGAGCGCATGCTCTTCTGTGCTCCGCTGGCGCTCGGCCGCCTGGAGCTGGGCACGATGGGGCTGGTGGTGGACGGCCGCTTCGACGATGGCGGCACGCTGGTGATGAAGCTGGTGGACGCCATGGCGGATCAGCTCGACAACGCGCTCCTGGCCTTCATCGCGCTGGCCGACGGGCGCAACGTGCTGGAGCGGCTGGACGAGCTGGCTCCCGAGGATCCCCTGACGGGAACGCGCGGACGGATCGGCCGCTATGAGCTGGTGACGCCGCTGGGCTCGGGCGGCATGGCGCAGGTGCTGGTGGCGCGCACGCGGGGGCCGGAGGGGCTCGGCCGACTGGTGGCGCTCAAGCGGATCCTCCCCCACCTGGCGTCGGATCCGGACATGGTGAAGCAGTTCCTGGACGAGGCGCGGATCGGCCTGCGGCTGTCCCACCCCAACCTCATCACCTTCCACGACTTCGGTGAGTCGCAGGGGGCGTACTACCTGGTGATGGAGCTGGTGCGCGGGGTGGACTTCGATCGGCTGCTGGCGGTCACCCGGCCCTCCCCGGCGGTGGTGGTGTCCATCGTGGTGCAGGCCCTCCACGGCCTGCACGCGGCCCACCAGGCGCGCGGCGAGGATGGGCACCCGTTGCAGTTGGTGCACCGGGACCTGTCCCCGCACAACCTGATGGTGGGCTTCGACGGGCGGGTGAAGGTGCTGGACTTCGGCGTGGCCAAGGCGCGCGCCCAGCGCACGGTCACGCTGCCGGGCATCGTCAAGGGCAAGCCGCTCTACATGTCGCCGGAACAGGCCCGGGGACAGTGCCTGGACGCGCGCAGCGATCTCTTCGCCATGGGACTCATCCTCTACGAGGCGCTCACCGGCACGCGTGCCTTCGACCGGGGCGAGGAGGTGGAGTCCATGCACGCCATCTGCCTGGATCGGTTGACCCGGCCCGAGGGCATGTCGCTCGGGCTGTGGGAGGTGTTGGACAAGGCCCTGGCGAAGAAGCCGGAGCAGCGCTTCGCGCATGCGCTCCAGATGGCCGAGGCCCTGCTGCGGGTGTGCCCTCCGGCGCGGGAGGGGGACGTGGGGCAGCTCATGGCCACGCACTTCCCCGAGCGCCTGCATGGCTTCGAGCGTCTGGAGCGCGTCCACCTCGGCTCGGGCAAGCTGTCCGGCCCGCCGACGAATGCGCGCTCCGCCGTTCCAGTGGACTCGAAGCGCTGA